The following coding sequences are from one Spea bombifrons isolate aSpeBom1 chromosome 13, aSpeBom1.2.pri, whole genome shotgun sequence window:
- the BIRC7 gene encoding baculoviral IAP repeat-containing protein 7 — MPGLCPQLLTVSCPVPEAPVLLRMNRWDHLSRHRALPNRCLGTLTMSGAEDVISRVLDSWSPPGLLPEPPALATPSMRSETSRLRSFRLWPAGAPHLSLAELARAGFYYLGPGDRVQCFCCGGVLRSWEPEDRPHAEHRKFFPNCPFIHGMEVGNLPQMAGVDSVDGQILGQFQHLSEGEEDEGPWQAIYPEMMEERERLATYRDWPPNAGVTPDQLARAGFFYTGNRDKVKCFHCDGGLWNWERGDDPWREHAKWFPRCEFLVHSMGQEYVRRAQESHFSSPEASPDFQHPSVSSPSSLADSPDWDAFLRSSIVQGALQMGFDQSLVSSLVQSRVLLTGTPYSSVSELVTDLVQAEEEAAAAHRAGPARITDVPAQRERSDVQRQKEPESSQSMEEQLRRLKEERMCKVCMDKDVSMVFVPCGHLVVCTDCAPNLRHCPICRAVIRGSVRAFMS, encoded by the exons ATGCCTGGTCTGTGTCCCCAGCTGCTGACTGTCTCCTGTCCTGTTCCAGAAGCCCCCGTGCTGCTGAGGATGAACCGCTGGGACCACCTGAGCAGACACAGAGCTCTGCCCAACCGCTGCCTCGGCACACTGACCATGTCCGGCGCGGAGGATGTGATCAGCAGGGTCCTGGACTCTTGGAGCCCCCCGGGGCTGCTCCCTGAGCCCCCAGCTCTGGCAACCCCCAGCATGCGCAGTGAAACAAGTAGATTACGGAGCTTCAGACTGTGGCCCGCGGGGGCCCCTCACCTGTCCCTGGCAGAGCTTGCCCGAGCTGGCTTCTATTACCTGGGTCCTGGGGATAGGGTGCAGTGCTTCTGCTGTGGTGGCGTGCTGAGAAGCTGGGAGCCTGAGGACCGACCCCACGCTGAGCACCGCAAGTTTTTTCCCAACTGCCCTTTTATCCATGGCATGGAGGTGGGTAATCTGCCCCAGATGGCGGGTGTGGACTCTGTGGATGGGCAGATCCTTGGACAGTTTCAGCACCTCTCTGAGGGGGAAGAGGATGAAGGGCCCTGGCAGGCGATATACCCTGAAATGATGGAGGAACGTGAGAGACTGGCTACCTACAGGGACTGGCCCCCCAATGCCGGGGTGACCCCTGATCAGCTGGCCCGGGCAGGTTTCTTCTACACAG GTAACAGAGATAAAGTCAAGTGTTTCCATTGTGATGGGGGACTGTGGAACTGGGAGAGGGGGGATGACCCCTGGAGGGAGCACGCCAAGTGGTTTCCAAG atGTGAATTTCTCGTCCACTCCATGGGACAGGAGTATGTGCGCCGTGCACAAGAGTCTCATTTCAGTAGCCCCGAAGCTTCT CCAGACTTCCAACACCCCTCCGTTTCGAGTCCTTCTTCGCTGGCTG ATTCTCCTGACTGGGATGCCTTCCTTCGGTCGTCCATAGTTCAGGGTGCTCTACAGATGGGGTTTGATCAGAGCTTGGTGTCCAGTTTGGTGCAGAGCAGGGTCCTGCTGACCGGGACCCCATACAGCTCAGTGTCTGAACTCGTTACAGATCTAGTTCAGGCAGAAGAGGAGGCAGCTGCAGCGCACCGCGCAG GACCTGCCAGGATTACTGACGTTCCGGCCCAGAGGGAACGATCCGATGTCCAGCGCCAAAAGGAACCAG AGTCCTCTCAGAGTATGGAGGAGCAGCTTCGACGGTTGAAGGAGGAGAGGATGTGTAAAGTCTGCATGGACAAAGATGTGTCCATGGTTTTTGTGCCATGCGGGCACTTGGTGGTCTGCACAGACTGTGCCCCTAACCTAAGGCACTGCCCTATCTGCCGGGCTGTAATCCGGGGCAGCGTAAGAGCCTTCATGTCCTGA
- the YTHDF1 gene encoding YTH domain-containing family protein 1 isoform X2, with translation MMSATSVDPQRPKGQDSKVQNGSLHQKDSVHDNDFEQYLSGQSNQSNSYPSMTDPYLSSYYPPSIGFPYSLSEAPWSTGGDPPIPYLTPYGQLSNGDHHFMHDAVFGQPGGLGNNIYQHRFNFFPENPAFSAWGTSGSQGQQTQNSAYGGSYSYPPSSLGGTIVDGQTGFHNETLNKAPGMNSIEQGMVGLKIGSNVSASAVKTLGSVVNSVGMPSALTGNGGTSISMPPSKPTSWAAIASKPAKPQPKTKTKPVTIIGGALPPPPIKHNMDIGTWDNKGPVTKPPMPQQIPSPQSISQPQPQQQLLQPIPAQPPPLSQPPYQNPPPPPQQPQPPQNRWVAPRNRNAVYGQGGGSDGNPLGGAQPHSVPGSDSHPVLEKLKAAHSYNPKDFDWNLKNGRVFIIKSYSEDDIHRSIKYSIWCSTEHGNKRLDSAFRSMNGKGPVYLLFSVNGSGHFCGVAEMRSPVDYGTSAGVWSQDKWKGKFDVKWLFVKDVPNNQLRHIRLENNDNKPVTNSRDTQEVPLEKAKLVLKIIATYKHTTSIFDDFSHYEKRQEEEEVVRKERQTRSKQ, from the exons ATGATGTCTGCCACAAGCGTGGACCCGCAG AGACCAAAAGGACAAGACAGTAAAG TTCAAAACGGATCCCTGCACCAGAAGGACAGCGTCCATGATAATGACTTCGAGCAGTATCTCTCAGGACAGTCCAACCAG AGTAACAGCTACCCTTCCATGACGGACCCGTATCTCTCCAGTTACTATCCTCCGTCTATTGGCTTCCCGTACTCCCTCAGTGAGGCACCGTGGTCAACTGGTGGAGACCCTCCAATCCCGTACCTCACCCCGTATGGACAACTCAGCAATGGAGACCATCACTTCATGCATGACGCCGTTTTCGGCCAGCCAGGCGGTCTGGGGAACAACATCTACCAGCATCGCTTCAATTTCTTCCCGGAAAACCCTGCCTTCTCTGCCTGGGGGACTAGCGGTTCTCAGGGACAACAGACCCAAAACTCTGCCTATGGGGGCAGCTACAGCTACCCACCGAGTTCCTTGGGGGGCACAATAGTCGATGGACAGACTGGGTTTCACAATGAGACTCTCAATAAAGCTCCGGGTATGAACAGCATTGAGCAGGGCATGGTGGGTCTTAAGATTGGCAGCAACGTCAGTGCTTCTGCGGTGAAGACTTTAGGATCTGTGGTCAACAGTGTAGGGATGCCAAGTGCCCTCACTGGCAATGGGGGCACCAGTATAAGTATGCCACCCTCCAAACCGACCTCCTGGGCAGCCATAGCCAGTAAACCTGCCAAGCCACAGCCCAAAACAAAAACTAAGCCCGTGACCATAATCGGAGGGGCCCTGCCACCGCCTCCCATCAAACATAACATGGACATAGGTACCTGGGACAACAAGGGGCCCGTGACTAAGCCCCCCATGCCTCAACAAATACCGTCCCCTCAATCCATCTCTCAGCCTCAACCGCAACAACAGCTGTTGCAGCCCATCCCTGCTCAGCCCCCTCCACTTTCTCAGCCCCCTTACCAAAATCCTCCACCACCCCCTCAGCAGCCGCAGCCCCCGCAGAACCGCTGGGTTGCCCCTCGCAACAGGAATGCTGTCTATGGGCAAGGTGGCGGTTCCGACGGGAACCCGTTGGGTGGTGCTCAGCCTCACTCTGTTCCTGGCAGCGATTCGCACCCAGTTCTGGAGAAGCTGAAAGCCGCCCACAGCTACAACCCTAAGGACTTCGACTGGAACCTGAAAAATGGCCGCGTGTTTATCATAAAGAGTTATTCTGAGGATGACATCCATCGTTCCATCAAGTACTCGATCTGGTGTAGCACGGAGCACGGGAACAAGCGTCTGGACAGCGCTTTTCGCTCCATGAACGGCAAAGGTCCTGTCTACCTGCTCTTTAGCGTCAACGGCAGTGGACACTTCTGTGGGGTGGCAGAGATGAGGTCTCCTGTGGACTATGGCACCAGTGCTGGCGTCTGGTCTCAGGACAAGTGGAAGGGCAAGTTCGATGTCAAGTGGCTGTTTGTCAAGGACGTCCCCAACAACCAGCTCAGGCACATCCGCCTTGAGAACAACGACAACAAACCCGTCACAAACTCCCGAGACACGCAGGAGGTGCCCTTAGAAAAAGCAAAACTGGTGCTTAAAATCATTGCCACTTACAAGCACACGACCTCCATCTTTGATGACTTTTCTCATTATGAGAAACGGCAAGAAGAGGAAGAGGTCGTGCGCAAG GAACGCCAGACCCGAAGCAAACAATAA
- the YTHDF1 gene encoding YTH domain-containing family protein 1 isoform X1, translated as MMSATSVDPQRPKGQDSKVFPLGRSNNDLISVQNGSLHQKDSVHDNDFEQYLSGQSNQSNSYPSMTDPYLSSYYPPSIGFPYSLSEAPWSTGGDPPIPYLTPYGQLSNGDHHFMHDAVFGQPGGLGNNIYQHRFNFFPENPAFSAWGTSGSQGQQTQNSAYGGSYSYPPSSLGGTIVDGQTGFHNETLNKAPGMNSIEQGMVGLKIGSNVSASAVKTLGSVVNSVGMPSALTGNGGTSISMPPSKPTSWAAIASKPAKPQPKTKTKPVTIIGGALPPPPIKHNMDIGTWDNKGPVTKPPMPQQIPSPQSISQPQPQQQLLQPIPAQPPPLSQPPYQNPPPPPQQPQPPQNRWVAPRNRNAVYGQGGGSDGNPLGGAQPHSVPGSDSHPVLEKLKAAHSYNPKDFDWNLKNGRVFIIKSYSEDDIHRSIKYSIWCSTEHGNKRLDSAFRSMNGKGPVYLLFSVNGSGHFCGVAEMRSPVDYGTSAGVWSQDKWKGKFDVKWLFVKDVPNNQLRHIRLENNDNKPVTNSRDTQEVPLEKAKLVLKIIATYKHTTSIFDDFSHYEKRQEEEEVVRKERQTRSKQ; from the exons ATGATGTCTGCCACAAGCGTGGACCCGCAG AGACCAAAAGGACAAGACAGTAAAG TTTTTCCACTAGGGCGCTCAAACAATGATCTTATTTCAGTTCAAAACGGATCCCTGCACCAGAAGGACAGCGTCCATGATAATGACTTCGAGCAGTATCTCTCAGGACAGTCCAACCAG AGTAACAGCTACCCTTCCATGACGGACCCGTATCTCTCCAGTTACTATCCTCCGTCTATTGGCTTCCCGTACTCCCTCAGTGAGGCACCGTGGTCAACTGGTGGAGACCCTCCAATCCCGTACCTCACCCCGTATGGACAACTCAGCAATGGAGACCATCACTTCATGCATGACGCCGTTTTCGGCCAGCCAGGCGGTCTGGGGAACAACATCTACCAGCATCGCTTCAATTTCTTCCCGGAAAACCCTGCCTTCTCTGCCTGGGGGACTAGCGGTTCTCAGGGACAACAGACCCAAAACTCTGCCTATGGGGGCAGCTACAGCTACCCACCGAGTTCCTTGGGGGGCACAATAGTCGATGGACAGACTGGGTTTCACAATGAGACTCTCAATAAAGCTCCGGGTATGAACAGCATTGAGCAGGGCATGGTGGGTCTTAAGATTGGCAGCAACGTCAGTGCTTCTGCGGTGAAGACTTTAGGATCTGTGGTCAACAGTGTAGGGATGCCAAGTGCCCTCACTGGCAATGGGGGCACCAGTATAAGTATGCCACCCTCCAAACCGACCTCCTGGGCAGCCATAGCCAGTAAACCTGCCAAGCCACAGCCCAAAACAAAAACTAAGCCCGTGACCATAATCGGAGGGGCCCTGCCACCGCCTCCCATCAAACATAACATGGACATAGGTACCTGGGACAACAAGGGGCCCGTGACTAAGCCCCCCATGCCTCAACAAATACCGTCCCCTCAATCCATCTCTCAGCCTCAACCGCAACAACAGCTGTTGCAGCCCATCCCTGCTCAGCCCCCTCCACTTTCTCAGCCCCCTTACCAAAATCCTCCACCACCCCCTCAGCAGCCGCAGCCCCCGCAGAACCGCTGGGTTGCCCCTCGCAACAGGAATGCTGTCTATGGGCAAGGTGGCGGTTCCGACGGGAACCCGTTGGGTGGTGCTCAGCCTCACTCTGTTCCTGGCAGCGATTCGCACCCAGTTCTGGAGAAGCTGAAAGCCGCCCACAGCTACAACCCTAAGGACTTCGACTGGAACCTGAAAAATGGCCGCGTGTTTATCATAAAGAGTTATTCTGAGGATGACATCCATCGTTCCATCAAGTACTCGATCTGGTGTAGCACGGAGCACGGGAACAAGCGTCTGGACAGCGCTTTTCGCTCCATGAACGGCAAAGGTCCTGTCTACCTGCTCTTTAGCGTCAACGGCAGTGGACACTTCTGTGGGGTGGCAGAGATGAGGTCTCCTGTGGACTATGGCACCAGTGCTGGCGTCTGGTCTCAGGACAAGTGGAAGGGCAAGTTCGATGTCAAGTGGCTGTTTGTCAAGGACGTCCCCAACAACCAGCTCAGGCACATCCGCCTTGAGAACAACGACAACAAACCCGTCACAAACTCCCGAGACACGCAGGAGGTGCCCTTAGAAAAAGCAAAACTGGTGCTTAAAATCATTGCCACTTACAAGCACACGACCTCCATCTTTGATGACTTTTCTCATTATGAGAAACGGCAAGAAGAGGAAGAGGTCGTGCGCAAG GAACGCCAGACCCGAAGCAAACAATAA